One genomic window of Sodaliphilus pleomorphus includes the following:
- a CDS encoding DEAD/DEAH box helicase, producing MPNFRETISSCHNLNLSVIRDAARQALPVQYRRTPWVLTNQGGSDIDNTIYTEEIQLDAYLASYVDWHKGKLDRAFSLINEQLPPQINIIDWACGQGLATLYLIDYIKEKHLQCRIKEVILIEPSTVALERAKFLIGLFDKDIKVKSHNKKLNEVTSSDLIFERQIPVYQMFSNILDIGGIDLKHLSQIIYANNRCSNMLVCVSPYYLSGNLRIQSFLRYFRRPLAFEKSEILSDKSSLGYTYNINVLKLQANAEQQIIKYAFYPAIQFRASYDLSVAEHFVQNSNRLTYFDVYAPFDLGASISDDMHPILAVLNNIITRGLPTKVSPFVERQFCGTNLISETSSNGVISFAPNNAEGIEPFDRQELQFSGNDLLDEIGYSPTAIARIQKLIVEVLISGKLDLLAPEWDILVEEKDVPCAALAFEDFKQMFNAITSISTEYANLKLPEINLYVIGSKQYIDSKLHLNCYRTDKITDDLREHEYDLVIHNSTAVKVNDFDFSTFRAKNDCYFAIFSAEDDNLTAERYFYTTDRIDYQPFVLKNEQGTFIEQHEQVSTLTYFLNLLFRKEKFRNGQLPILTRALSNLPVIGLLPTGSGKSLTYQLAALLQPGITIVIDPLISLMKDQFDGLINAGIDCCTYINSTVDDKAVREEQMEQSKMLFVFLSPERLCIRGFRTRLRNMESLRVYFAYGVIDEVHCVSEWGHDFRFTYLHLGRNLYQYVLPKQKEGEKRHLSLFGLTATASFDVLADVERELSGNGAFPIDSDAIVRYENTNRLELQYHVVQVDGYDCPTKWDVYRKKNDYLPTVIRRSHLELAKLQSPENIALIKRRFIERESITDESIKQEIENADLAIDVAPDWYAEEPNKAAAIVFCPHRRGSLGVKSTASNTGVADSISDELENAEVSRYVGGDVLTEQERFIRGESSIMVATKAFGMGIDKPNVRFTYNINFSGSLEAFVQEAGRAGRDRKMALATILYCPKECLEQNPRTRLMENVAVDYGVHKFFFDNNFIGEDFEKRIMYYLLTQSVTDVSDEEASDSPKIQHKQVSGFMEELLATKEGDPLVSYISYSPQINAESVERLNAQLRRNGFPILVFKDSRDVKDGEVEFVATIEKAIYRMCCVGIIDDYTRDYTTQQFRIVTKRRSDEEYFNQLKTFLMRYYTEERADLEMRNAFNYKGQNAMQKCLGYITEFVYSKIATKRERAIRDMETFCEQAVNSPDNWLETNEELKDFIYYYFNSKFAREDYVTEENVPYSLTADTEYGKKSSYGILFKYMNVVDDDVVGTSGSPKDNINHLLGAVRLIRRSLTDTNPALDFLNVYCLLYLNVQDSDNLRRELRDSFIMGYKEFRRRSTDLDEFYSKMDLFINKLKEKNAVTGECLEQLEEWQQISEVEYQLTWLDNFKAKYLKK from the coding sequence ATGCCAAACTTTAGAGAAACAATAAGCAGTTGTCACAATCTTAATCTCAGTGTAATTAGAGATGCGGCGCGGCAAGCTTTGCCAGTGCAATATCGCCGTACACCTTGGGTTTTGACCAATCAAGGAGGTTCTGATATTGACAATACGATATATACAGAAGAAATACAACTTGACGCATACCTCGCATCTTATGTCGATTGGCATAAGGGCAAGCTAGACAGAGCTTTCTCGTTGATAAACGAACAGCTTCCACCGCAAATCAATATTATTGATTGGGCATGTGGACAAGGCTTAGCAACACTCTATTTGATTGACTATATCAAAGAGAAACATTTGCAATGCAGGATTAAAGAAGTAATCCTTATTGAACCATCTACTGTCGCATTGGAAAGAGCGAAGTTTTTAATCGGCTTGTTTGACAAAGACATCAAGGTTAAAAGCCATAACAAAAAGCTGAACGAGGTGACTTCTTCTGACCTTATTTTTGAGCGACAAATCCCAGTATATCAAATGTTCTCTAACATTCTTGATATAGGTGGAATAGACCTCAAACACCTATCGCAAATTATATATGCGAATAACCGGTGTAGCAATATGCTTGTATGCGTCAGCCCTTATTATCTTAGTGGTAACCTGCGTATACAATCATTCCTGCGATATTTTAGAAGACCGCTTGCATTTGAGAAGTCGGAAATCCTTTCGGATAAATCGTCGTTAGGTTATACCTACAACATCAATGTGTTGAAGTTGCAGGCTAACGCCGAACAGCAAATCATCAAATATGCTTTCTATCCAGCTATTCAATTCCGTGCGTCATACGACTTATCAGTTGCGGAACACTTCGTTCAGAACAGCAACCGTTTGACATATTTCGATGTATATGCTCCATTTGATTTGGGCGCAAGTATCAGCGATGATATGCACCCTATCTTGGCTGTTCTTAACAATATAATTACGCGAGGTCTGCCCACAAAAGTATCACCATTCGTCGAACGTCAATTTTGCGGTACAAATCTTATTTCAGAAACAAGTTCTAACGGTGTAATTAGTTTTGCCCCAAACAATGCAGAAGGCATTGAGCCATTTGACCGACAAGAGCTTCAATTCAGTGGCAATGACTTACTTGATGAAATAGGATATTCGCCAACGGCTATTGCCCGAATCCAAAAACTTATTGTAGAAGTTCTTATTTCTGGCAAGCTCGATTTGCTGGCACCTGAATGGGATATATTGGTTGAAGAAAAGGATGTGCCTTGTGCTGCTTTGGCATTTGAAGATTTCAAACAAATGTTCAATGCAATCACAAGCATAAGCACTGAATATGCAAATCTAAAACTGCCTGAAATTAACTTATATGTTATTGGGTCAAAACAGTACATTGATTCAAAATTACACTTGAATTGCTATCGCACTGACAAAATAACTGACGACCTGCGTGAACACGAATATGATTTAGTAATTCATAATTCAACCGCCGTTAAGGTTAATGATTTTGACTTTAGCACATTCAGGGCAAAGAATGATTGCTATTTCGCCATTTTCTCTGCCGAAGATGATAACTTAACGGCTGAACGATATTTCTATACAACAGACCGCATTGACTATCAGCCATTCGTGCTTAAGAATGAGCAGGGCACATTCATTGAGCAACATGAGCAAGTCAGCACTCTGACTTATTTCCTTAACTTGCTGTTCCGAAAAGAAAAATTCCGAAACGGTCAATTGCCAATTCTCACGCGAGCATTGAGTAATTTGCCGGTCATTGGTCTGCTCCCAACTGGTAGCGGTAAGTCATTAACTTACCAACTGGCAGCCTTGCTCCAACCAGGTATCACCATTGTTATTGACCCCCTCATATCCCTAATGAAAGATCAATTCGATGGCTTGATTAACGCCGGCATAGACTGCTGCACCTACATCAATTCTACAGTTGATGACAAGGCTGTACGGGAAGAACAAATGGAACAATCCAAAATGTTGTTTGTTTTCTTATCACCCGAAAGACTTTGCATTCGCGGTTTCAGAACAAGATTGAGAAACATGGAAAGTCTTCGCGTTTATTTCGCTTATGGAGTAATTGATGAGGTGCATTGTGTTTCGGAATGGGGACACGACTTTAGATTTACATACCTGCATTTGGGCAGAAACTTATACCAATATGTCCTTCCCAAACAGAAAGAGGGTGAGAAACGACATCTTTCTTTGTTCGGACTTACTGCAACTGCCTCATTCGATGTCCTCGCCGACGTTGAACGCGAGTTGTCAGGCAATGGAGCATTTCCAATCGATAGTGACGCGATTGTTCGTTATGAAAATACTAATCGTTTGGAATTGCAATATCACGTTGTGCAAGTTGATGGCTATGATTGCCCTACGAAATGGGATGTATATAGGAAAAAGAATGACTACTTACCGACTGTTATAAGACGTAGCCATTTGGAACTTGCCAAACTTCAATCGCCTGAAAATATTGCTCTGATAAAACGTCGCTTCATCGAGCGTGAATCAATCACAGATGAAAGTATAAAGCAGGAAATAGAAAACGCTGATTTGGCGATTGATGTTGCTCCTGATTGGTATGCTGAAGAACCTAATAAAGCTGCTGCTATTGTGTTCTGCCCACATCGCAGGGGCAGTCTAGGTGTCAAAAGTACAGCGAGTAATACAGGTGTTGCTGACTCAATTTCCGATGAATTGGAAAATGCAGAAGTCAGCAGATATGTTGGCGGTGATGTGTTGACAGAACAAGAGCGGTTTATTAGGGGAGAATCATCAATTATGGTTGCAACCAAAGCATTCGGTATGGGCATTGACAAGCCGAATGTGCGATTCACCTACAACATCAACTTCTCCGGGTCGCTTGAAGCTTTCGTGCAAGAGGCTGGTCGTGCAGGTCGTGATAGAAAAATGGCACTTGCCACTATCTTATACTGCCCCAAAGAATGTTTGGAGCAAAACCCTCGCACACGACTTATGGAAAATGTTGCAGTTGATTATGGTGTGCATAAATTCTTTTTCGACAACAACTTCATTGGGGAAGATTTTGAGAAAAGAATTATGTACTATTTGCTCACACAATCAGTAACAGATGTTTCTGATGAGGAAGCATCTGATTCCCCAAAAATCCAACACAAGCAAGTGTCTGGATTTATGGAGGAACTGCTCGCCACAAAGGAGGGTGATCCGCTTGTCTCGTATATCTCATATTCGCCACAAATTAATGCTGAGTCTGTTGAACGCCTTAACGCGCAATTAAGAAGAAACGGATTCCCAATACTCGTGTTCAAAGATTCGCGAGACGTTAAGGATGGAGAGGTCGAATTTGTGGCAACTATCGAAAAGGCAATATATCGAATGTGTTGTGTTGGTATTATTGATGATTACACGCGAGATTATACAACACAACAATTTCGTATTGTCACTAAACGAAGGAGTGATGAGGAATACTTCAATCAATTAAAGACGTTCCTCATGCGGTATTATACCGAAGAACGCGCTGATTTAGAAATGCGCAATGCCTTTAATTATAAAGGTCAAAATGCCATGCAGAAATGTCTGGGCTATATAACCGAATTTGTTTATAGCAAGATTGCCACTAAACGCGAGCGTGCAATTCGTGATATGGAAACTTTCTGCGAGCAAGCGGTTAATTCACCCGACAACTGGCTTGAAACAAATGAAGAACTGAAAGACTTCATTTATTACTATTTCAATTCTAAGTTCGCTCGCGAAGATTATGTCACAGAAGAAAACGTGCCATATAGTTTAACCGCCGACACGGAGTATGGGAAAAAATCTTCCTATGGCATTCTTTTCAAATACATGAACGTTGTAGATGATGATGTGGTGGGCACATCGGGTTCACCCAAAGACAATATCAATCATCTGTTAGGAGCTGTGCGTCTTATTAGGAGATCTCTTACTGATACAAATCCAGCTTTAGATTTTCTTAATGTTTATTGCCTATTATATTTAAATGTACAAGATAGCGATAATTTGCGCAGAGAACTGCGCGATAGTTTCATCATGGGATATAAGGAATTTAGGCGACGCTCAACTGATTTAGATGAGTTCTATAGCAAAATGGATCTTTTTATTAATAAATTAAAAGAGAAAAACGCTGTCACAGGTGAATGTCTTGAACAACTTGAAGAATGGCAACAAATCAGTGAAGTTGAGTATCAACTTACTTGGCTGGATAATTTTAAGGCAAAATATCTAAAAAAATAA
- a CDS encoding DUF1848 domain-containing protein, which translates to MATWDKKKLPRENGELVDMQVPVLVSASRSTDIPAFYADWFFHRLDKAGYSAWTNPFNGVRSYVSYQNTRFIVFWSKNPRPLLEYLPILERRGIGCYIQYSLNDYEAEGLEKSVPPIAQRIDIFKQLVERLGKGHVIWRFDPLVLTEQISIDTLLAKIENIGNQLFGYTEKLVFSFADIVSYRKVQYNLTKANIHYIDWSEEQMREFAGKLAKLNDKWGYELATCGEKIDLTEFGVQKNHCVDDDLIIRLAHQDKVLMDYLNVKIHPMPQAGLFGETDPLPDGAIMLPGGRYATHGDNRDKGQRLFCGCVKSKDIGEYNTCVHGCEYCYANASKELAVANLRSHKENPFAETITGR; encoded by the coding sequence ATGGCAACTTGGGATAAGAAGAAACTGCCGCGCGAGAATGGTGAACTTGTAGATATGCAAGTTCCCGTTCTCGTGTCGGCAAGTCGCAGTACCGACATTCCTGCGTTTTATGCCGACTGGTTTTTCCATCGGCTTGATAAAGCTGGTTACTCGGCATGGACGAACCCGTTTAACGGAGTTCGCAGTTATGTTTCGTACCAAAACACACGTTTTATTGTGTTCTGGTCTAAGAATCCAAGACCTCTGCTTGAATATCTGCCAATCCTTGAACGCAGAGGGATTGGCTGCTATATCCAGTACTCACTAAACGACTATGAAGCCGAAGGCTTGGAAAAAAGCGTACCGCCCATTGCACAACGCATCGATATATTCAAACAACTCGTCGAGCGACTTGGCAAAGGTCATGTTATTTGGCGGTTTGACCCATTGGTTCTTACCGAGCAAATCAGCATTGACACTTTACTTGCCAAAATTGAAAATATCGGTAACCAACTGTTCGGCTACACCGAGAAACTGGTATTCAGCTTTGCCGACATTGTGAGTTACCGCAAGGTGCAGTACAACCTCACGAAAGCCAACATCCATTACATTGATTGGAGTGAGGAGCAAATGCGAGAGTTCGCTGGGAAACTAGCTAAACTCAACGATAAATGGGGCTATGAATTAGCGACCTGCGGCGAAAAGATTGACCTCACAGAGTTCGGAGTACAGAAAAACCACTGCGTCGACGATGACTTAATCATCCGTCTCGCGCATCAAGATAAAGTCCTAATGGACTACCTAAATGTTAAGATACACCCCATGCCGCAAGCAGGATTGTTCGGCGAAACCGACCCACTGCCCGATGGCGCAATCATGCTGCCTGGTGGCAGATATGCCACACATGGCGACAACCGCGACAAAGGACAACGCCTTTTCTGCGGTTGCGTCAAGAGCAAAGACATCGGAGAATACAACACTTGTGTTCACGGTTGCGAGTACTGCTATGCAAACGCCAGCAAAGAACTTGCCGTCGCCAACCTGCGCTCGCACAAAGAAAACCCATTCGCCGAAACAATAACAGGGAGATAA
- a CDS encoding MAP7 domain-containing protein: MGLFDFLFGNKKIERERQEEFRLKQEAEMRLHAEEQRRQAEVRRRAEEQRNRQEQERQEAILSNFDFDSNCHQRYESGTPVKDLQVCPRFIRIRKNTNGCRGYHLKNGDGYILTATNGDTGQPQFAAKPMRVAKISDNEILLKGYIVSAQTPFGWQDIDLSDYGFSIILKKGKVDKCILHMYDRNVDLEYRIRSSQQEATSTCAKKELTETEKFVNEALAQLQMGNDGDATYHPLYQAWRSYRYDPAQLSEIQNYGEYGMGLMIFLSFGTISDIDDQQQLASLAYLFISKAINKKPTDCNLYKNRILLMLTNHEAFQYTVSSAVNTGDGLGFMGFSNFEGRDSMYKMEFADLNASPRLLLIDLFASKYRDLKLKIASNFFGQGKNEPSIVTEGKALHAKVLAYLEDKVIKDGNIDF; this comes from the coding sequence ATGGGTCTATTTGATTTTTTATTTGGAAACAAGAAGATAGAACGTGAACGCCAAGAGGAGTTTCGCTTAAAACAAGAAGCCGAGATGAGACTCCATGCCGAGGAACAACGTCGTCAAGCCGAAGTACGCCGTCGCGCTGAAGAACAACGCAACCGGCAGGAACAAGAACGTCAAGAGGCGATCCTTTCAAATTTTGATTTTGATTCAAACTGCCATCAACGTTATGAGAGCGGAACACCAGTCAAAGATTTGCAGGTGTGTCCACGTTTCATCAGAATCAGAAAGAACACAAATGGTTGCCGTGGTTATCATCTAAAGAATGGGGACGGTTACATACTCACTGCTACAAATGGTGATACTGGGCAACCTCAATTCGCTGCCAAACCTATGCGTGTTGCAAAGATTTCTGACAATGAGATACTGCTGAAAGGTTACATAGTTTCGGCGCAAACTCCCTTTGGCTGGCAAGATATTGATTTGTCTGACTATGGTTTCTCGATCATCCTGAAAAAGGGCAAGGTGGACAAATGTATTCTCCATATGTATGACCGTAATGTGGATTTGGAGTACAGAATACGAAGTTCACAACAAGAAGCTACATCGACATGCGCAAAGAAAGAACTAACGGAAACAGAGAAATTTGTAAATGAAGCATTGGCTCAGTTACAAATGGGTAATGATGGTGATGCCACTTACCATCCCTTGTACCAGGCATGGAGATCTTATCGTTATGATCCAGCCCAACTTTCTGAAATTCAAAATTACGGAGAGTACGGCATGGGCTTAATGATTTTCCTTTCATTCGGCACTATTTCAGATATTGACGACCAACAACAATTGGCGAGTCTTGCATACTTGTTCATAAGCAAAGCTATCAATAAAAAGCCCACGGACTGCAACCTATACAAGAACCGTATTCTTTTAATGCTTACTAACCACGAAGCATTTCAATATACAGTTTCATCTGCAGTTAATACTGGAGACGGACTTGGCTTTATGGGCTTTTCGAATTTTGAGGGTCGAGACTCAATGTATAAAATGGAGTTTGCCGACCTCAATGCAAGTCCGCGCCTTCTTTTAATTGATTTGTTTGCCTCCAAGTATAGAGACTTGAAATTGAAAATCGCTTCAAATTTCTTTGGGCAAGGCAAGAACGAGCCATCAATCGTCACAGAAGGCAAGGCACTTCATGCAAAGGTTCTTGCTTATCTTGAGGACAAGGTTATAAAAGACGGAAATATTGATTTTTAA
- the ligA gene encoding NAD-dependent DNA ligase LigA yields the protein MDDLFADQNEQDVKRIKQLRDELNRHNYNYYVLNQPVISDQDYDHMMRQLQDLEKAHPECFDPLSPTQRVGSDLSQGFKQVVHERPMQSLGNSYSIGEVQDFLRRAKDGLGGEPVQIVGEMKYDGTSISITYEHGRLVRAVTRGDGVRGDDVTANVITIKSVPLQLQPGDWPEKFEVRGEILLPWKNFERLNKERQYNEEPLFANPRNAAAGTLKMQNSAEVARRGLDAYFYFLLGDQVAISTHVERMEALQRWGFKVAGHTILPSIDSVVDFINYWDKERKNLPIATDGLVFKLNSIEQWATLGSTAKAPRWAIAYKFAPERECSRLRYISFEVGRTGVITPVANIDPVQLSGTVVKRASLHNEDIIRQLDIHDGDYLYVEKGGEIIPKIVGVDLKRRAPGSQPVKFVTHCPVCGTPLKRVEGEAAWVCPNKYECPPQITGRIEHFVGRHAMNIDGIGEEVAVQLHESGLVNNIADLYDLTQPQLVKLEHFQDKAATRIMRGLEASRQVPFARVIFALSISYVGETTARVLTRNVKSIDRLMAMPAEQLAAIPEIGPKIAASIVEYFSVPANRDIVERLRKAGLQMELSQEELAGHTTKLEGKKIVISGVFAHHSRDEYKAMIEQNGGKNVSSISKATSFVFAGDNMGPAKLEKARKLGIPIVSEDEFLKMLQ from the coding sequence ATGGATGATTTATTTGCCGACCAGAACGAGCAGGATGTGAAGCGCATCAAGCAACTGCGCGACGAGCTCAATCGCCACAACTACAACTACTATGTGCTCAACCAGCCTGTGATAAGCGACCAGGACTATGACCACATGATGCGACAGCTCCAGGACTTGGAGAAGGCGCACCCCGAGTGCTTCGACCCGCTGTCGCCCACTCAGCGCGTGGGCAGCGACTTGAGCCAGGGCTTCAAGCAGGTGGTGCACGAGCGCCCCATGCAGAGCCTGGGCAACAGCTACTCGATAGGGGAGGTGCAGGATTTCCTGCGCCGTGCCAAGGATGGCCTGGGAGGCGAGCCGGTGCAGATTGTGGGCGAAATGAAATACGACGGCACGAGCATCTCGATCACCTACGAGCACGGGCGGCTGGTGCGTGCCGTGACCCGCGGCGACGGCGTGCGCGGCGACGACGTGACGGCCAACGTGATCACCATCAAGAGCGTGCCCTTGCAGTTGCAGCCTGGCGACTGGCCCGAAAAGTTTGAGGTGCGCGGCGAGATATTGCTGCCCTGGAAAAACTTTGAGCGGCTCAACAAGGAGCGCCAGTACAACGAGGAACCCCTCTTTGCCAACCCGCGCAATGCCGCCGCCGGCACCTTGAAGATGCAGAACAGCGCCGAGGTGGCCCGCCGCGGCCTTGATGCCTACTTCTACTTCCTGCTGGGCGACCAAGTTGCGATATCCACCCATGTTGAGCGCATGGAGGCCTTGCAACGCTGGGGCTTCAAGGTGGCCGGGCACACCATTTTGCCATCGATCGACTCGGTGGTTGATTTTATCAACTACTGGGACAAGGAGCGCAAAAACCTGCCCATTGCCACCGACGGCTTGGTGTTTAAGCTCAACTCGATCGAGCAGTGGGCCACCCTGGGTAGCACAGCCAAGGCTCCGCGCTGGGCAATTGCCTACAAGTTTGCTCCCGAGCGTGAATGCTCGCGTCTGCGTTACATCTCGTTCGAGGTGGGGCGTACGGGCGTCATTACTCCTGTGGCCAACATCGACCCGGTGCAGCTCTCGGGCACCGTTGTGAAACGCGCCTCGTTGCACAACGAGGACATCATACGCCAGCTCGACATCCACGACGGCGACTACCTCTATGTAGAAAAAGGCGGAGAAATCATTCCAAAGATAGTGGGCGTCGACCTCAAGCGGCGTGCACCGGGCAGCCAGCCCGTGAAGTTTGTGACCCATTGCCCGGTGTGCGGCACGCCGCTCAAGCGCGTGGAGGGCGAGGCTGCCTGGGTGTGCCCCAACAAGTATGAGTGCCCGCCGCAAATCACGGGCCGCATCGAGCACTTTGTGGGGCGCCACGCGATGAATATCGACGGCATAGGCGAGGAGGTGGCTGTGCAGCTGCACGAGAGCGGCCTGGTCAACAACATTGCCGATCTCTACGACCTCACACAGCCCCAACTCGTGAAGCTTGAGCACTTCCAGGACAAGGCGGCCACGCGCATCATGCGAGGCCTTGAGGCCTCGCGCCAGGTGCCCTTTGCCCGTGTCATCTTTGCGCTCTCTATTTCCTATGTGGGCGAGACCACTGCCCGGGTGCTTACCCGCAACGTGAAGAGCATCGATCGGCTCATGGCCATGCCGGCCGAGCAGCTGGCTGCCATACCCGAGATAGGCCCCAAGATAGCTGCCTCGATTGTAGAATACTTCTCGGTGCCTGCCAACCGCGACATTGTGGAGCGCCTGCGCAAGGCCGGCTTGCAGATGGAGCTCAGCCAGGAGGAGCTGGCCGGCCACACCACCAAGCTCGAGGGCAAAAAAATAGTGATAAGCGGTGTCTTCGCCCATCATTCCCGCGACGAGTACAAGGCCATGATCGAGCAGAACGGCGGCAAAAACGTGAGCAGCATCTCCAAGGCCACCAGCTTTGTCTTTGCCGGCGACAACATGGGCCCGGCCAAGCTGGAGAAGGCCCGCAAGCTGGGCATCCCCATCGTGAGCGAGGACGAATTCCTGAAAATGCTACAGTGA
- a CDS encoding ROK family protein produces MAKPYVIGIDMGGTNTAFGIVDARGNVIASDSIKTVKHADINDYIDELHTEITRVITANDAAGKIQGIGIGAPNANYYTGIIEDAPNLPWKGPIPFANMISEKFGIPCIITNDANAAAIGEMTYGAARGMKDFIMITLGTGVGSGIVINGQMVYGHDGFAGELGHVIVKRTNGRVCGCGRTGCLEAYCSATGVARTAREFLEIRDDESKLRNYDIESITSKDVYDCAIAGDKLAKEIFDYTGTILGEALADFTAFSSPEAFVLFGGLTKSGDLIMNPIKEAYEKNVLGIYKGKTKIMLSEMKESDAAILGASALGWEVKDTD; encoded by the coding sequence ATGGCAAAACCTTATGTAATAGGTATCGATATGGGCGGCACCAACACCGCCTTCGGTATCGTCGACGCTCGCGGCAATGTGATTGCGAGCGACTCGATCAAGACTGTGAAGCACGCCGACATCAATGACTATATCGACGAACTCCACACCGAAATCACCCGCGTGATCACCGCCAACGACGCTGCAGGCAAAATACAAGGCATAGGCATCGGCGCCCCCAATGCCAACTACTACACCGGCATCATCGAGGATGCTCCCAACCTGCCCTGGAAGGGCCCCATCCCGTTTGCCAACATGATAAGTGAGAAATTCGGCATCCCGTGCATCATCACCAACGATGCCAACGCTGCCGCAATAGGCGAGATGACCTATGGTGCCGCGCGAGGCATGAAAGACTTCATCATGATCACCCTGGGCACCGGTGTGGGCAGCGGCATCGTGATCAATGGCCAGATGGTGTATGGCCACGACGGCTTTGCCGGCGAGCTGGGCCACGTGATTGTGAAACGCACCAACGGGCGCGTGTGCGGTTGTGGCCGCACGGGCTGCCTCGAGGCCTACTGCTCGGCTACTGGCGTTGCCCGCACGGCACGCGAGTTTCTCGAGATACGCGACGACGAGTCGAAGTTGCGCAACTACGACATCGAGTCGATCACTTCCAAAGATGTGTACGACTGCGCCATCGCAGGCGACAAGCTGGCCAAGGAAATCTTCGACTACACAGGCACCATCCTGGGCGAGGCACTTGCCGACTTTACCGCCTTCTCGAGCCCCGAGGCCTTTGTGCTCTTCGGCGGCCTCACCAAGAGCGGCGACCTCATCATGAACCCCATCAAGGAAGCCTATGAGAAAAACGTGCTCGGCATCTACAAGGGCAAGACCAAGATCATGCTCAGCGAGATGAAGGAGAGCGATGCTGCCATCCTGGGTGCTTCGGCTCTGGGCTGGGAGGTGAAAGACACCGACTGA